A portion of the Oscillospiraceae bacterium genome contains these proteins:
- a CDS encoding N4-gp56 family major capsid protein — MSKKRLDLQMFADASAQLQNTTASSGMTAEMKTYYEKTLLDLAEPALVHDQFGDSYPIPANNGKTIEFRRYDSLPKATTPLTEGVTPTGQTLNVTTITAEVHQYGGWVALTDMLDLTAIDNNVVQATNILASQGGRTMDTVVRDILNGGTNVIYAPKVADGVETAVTSRATLDATAQLTVDLIDQAVAMLQAQNADPIGDSYVAIVHPYTSYDIRKDPNWIEAHKYAAPEEIFNGEIGKINNVRFVVSCEAKIWKGTGCPSGLAVFSTLVLGAHAYATTELEGGGMQHIVKQLGYGDDPLNQRASVGWKAVKTAERLSEQYMVRIESCSARYSAKALAN, encoded by the coding sequence ATGAGCAAAAAGAGACTGGATCTGCAGATGTTTGCGGATGCAAGCGCACAGCTGCAGAATACCACCGCATCCAGCGGCATGACCGCCGAGATGAAGACCTACTACGAAAAGACCCTGCTGGATCTGGCAGAGCCTGCGCTGGTGCATGACCAGTTCGGCGACAGCTACCCGATCCCGGCGAACAACGGCAAGACCATTGAGTTCCGCCGGTACGACAGCCTGCCGAAGGCCACCACCCCGCTGACCGAAGGCGTGACCCCGACCGGCCAGACCCTGAACGTGACCACCATCACCGCCGAGGTGCACCAGTACGGCGGCTGGGTGGCCCTGACCGACATGCTGGACCTGACCGCCATTGACAACAACGTGGTGCAGGCCACCAACATTCTGGCCAGCCAGGGCGGCCGCACCATGGACACCGTGGTGCGCGACATCCTGAACGGCGGCACGAACGTGATTTACGCGCCCAAGGTGGCGGACGGTGTGGAGACTGCCGTGACCAGCCGCGCAACGCTGGACGCCACCGCACAGCTGACCGTGGACCTGATCGACCAGGCGGTGGCCATGCTGCAGGCCCAGAACGCAGACCCCATCGGTGACAGCTATGTGGCCATCGTGCACCCGTACACCAGCTATGACATCCGCAAGGACCCGAACTGGATCGAGGCGCACAAGTACGCGGCCCCGGAAGAGATCTTCAACGGCGAGATCGGCAAGATCAACAACGTGCGCTTTGTGGTGTCGTGCGAAGCAAAGATCTGGAAGGGCACCGGCTGCCCGTCGGGTCTGGCGGTGTTCAGCACCCTGGTGCTGGGTGCCCACGCCTACGCCACCACCGAGCTGGAGGGCGGCGGCATGCAGCACATCGTGAAGCAGCTGGGCTACGGTGATGACCCGCTGAACCAGCGCGCGTCCGTGGGCTGGAAGGCCGTGAAGACCGCCGAGCGCCTGAGCGAGCAGTACATGGTGCGCATTGAGAGCTGCAGCGCACGCTACAGCGCCAAGGCACTGGCAAACTAA